From the Desulfovibrio sp. X2 genome, one window contains:
- a CDS encoding ABC transporter ATP-binding protein/permease: MEKGNDSRATVPVTKRSLFSWVWASNLKLQLLLLVVIVITVFARVLPLELQKKIINEAIGQRKLNLLLMYCGYYLAAVVTSGALKYVINLIQTHLGQRALADLRKALYEHILTLPLNYFRKTQAGMVVSSLVTEIVPVGDFVGMALGIPVTNVLTLFAFGGYLFYLNWKMACISMAIYPFILLVIPRLQRKTNRVNKRRVDATREISSSIAEAVTGIHEIHGNGSYILENRKFGAQCDSLEHWRIIWNLYKLAVKAVNNLLVNLAPFTLFLVGGYLIIKGQFDLGALVAFLSAQEKLFEPWSELMEFYQVYQDSSVRYARTLEYFDELPEHAMEPEGRPPMKLDPRIEIEKLSFVVDGSIRLLSDINLKIGAGEHLALVGFSGSGKSTLALCIGQLYKYTSGSLRIGGQEVDDLSRQDMAENIGFVSQAPFIFTGTIRDNLLYACEAELHGAAPVEGENMPSLDDQIAVLQQSGIFVDVLRFGLGAILPGTDDSGLAERIIRVRENFRRDYGEALADNVEFFEENSYLVFSSVAANLTFGSPTDPEWAVERLPHNEVFQSFLDEVQLGAPLLALGAEIAQSTVDILGNLPKDAVFFEQSPIPADAIDDYKDLVRRMGKSRLYELALADRARLVELALNFTPGRHKMVGMPLMVENMILEARARFRARIEDERPGAFSFYRQDEYLHAQTILDNILFGKAKSLSPQNQEKINQSIIQLLIEEDLLETIVALGMEFQVGSKGDKLSGGQRQKLAIARCFLKQPRILIMDEATSALDNKSQARIQNILETRYKGKSTLVAVVHRLDIIKNYDKVAVMKAGKIVECDTYPALMAKKGGLYELVHGKK, from the coding sequence ATGGAGAAGGGGAACGATTCGCGCGCGACCGTCCCGGTCACCAAGCGCTCGCTTTTTTCCTGGGTCTGGGCCAGCAACCTGAAGCTCCAGCTTCTCCTCCTCGTGGTCATCGTGATCACGGTCTTCGCGCGCGTCCTGCCGCTCGAGCTGCAGAAGAAGATCATCAACGAGGCCATCGGCCAGCGCAAGCTGAACCTGCTGCTCATGTACTGCGGCTACTACCTGGCCGCGGTCGTCACCTCGGGCGCGCTCAAGTACGTCATCAACCTCATCCAGACCCACCTCGGGCAGCGCGCCCTGGCCGACCTGCGCAAGGCGCTCTACGAGCACATCCTGACCCTGCCGCTCAACTACTTCCGCAAGACCCAGGCAGGAATGGTCGTCTCCTCGCTGGTCACGGAGATCGTGCCCGTGGGCGACTTCGTGGGCATGGCGCTCGGCATTCCCGTGACCAACGTGCTCACGCTCTTCGCCTTCGGAGGCTATCTCTTCTACCTCAACTGGAAGATGGCCTGCATCTCCATGGCCATCTACCCCTTCATCCTGCTCGTCATTCCGCGTCTGCAGCGCAAGACCAACCGGGTCAACAAGCGCCGCGTGGACGCCACGCGGGAGATCTCCTCGAGCATCGCCGAGGCCGTGACCGGCATCCACGAGATCCACGGCAACGGCTCCTACATCCTGGAGAACCGCAAGTTCGGCGCGCAGTGCGACTCCCTGGAGCACTGGCGCATCATCTGGAACCTGTACAAGCTGGCCGTGAAGGCGGTGAACAACCTCCTCGTCAACCTCGCGCCCTTCACCCTCTTTCTGGTCGGCGGCTACCTGATCATCAAGGGCCAGTTCGACCTCGGCGCCCTGGTGGCCTTCCTCTCGGCCCAGGAGAAGCTCTTCGAGCCCTGGTCGGAGCTCATGGAGTTCTACCAGGTCTATCAGGACTCCTCGGTGCGCTACGCGAGGACCCTGGAGTATTTCGACGAGCTGCCCGAGCACGCCATGGAGCCGGAGGGGCGGCCGCCCATGAAGCTCGATCCGCGCATCGAGATCGAGAAGCTGTCCTTCGTGGTCGACGGCAGCATCCGCCTGCTCTCGGACATCAACCTGAAGATCGGCGCGGGCGAGCACCTGGCGCTGGTCGGCTTCTCGGGCTCGGGCAAGAGCACCCTGGCGCTGTGCATCGGCCAGCTCTACAAGTACACCTCCGGGTCGCTGCGCATCGGCGGGCAGGAGGTGGACGACCTCTCGCGCCAGGACATGGCCGAGAACATCGGCTTCGTCTCGCAGGCGCCCTTCATCTTCACCGGCACCATCCGCGACAACCTGCTCTATGCCTGCGAGGCCGAGCTGCACGGCGCGGCGCCCGTGGAGGGCGAGAACATGCCGAGCCTGGACGACCAGATCGCGGTGCTCCAGCAGTCCGGCATCTTCGTGGACGTGCTGCGCTTCGGCCTGGGCGCCATCCTGCCCGGCACGGACGACAGCGGCCTGGCCGAACGCATCATCCGCGTGCGCGAGAACTTCCGCCGCGACTACGGCGAGGCCCTGGCGGACAACGTGGAGTTCTTCGAGGAGAACAGCTACCTGGTCTTCTCGAGCGTGGCCGCCAACCTGACCTTCGGCAGCCCGACCGACCCCGAATGGGCCGTGGAGCGGCTGCCCCACAACGAGGTCTTCCAGTCCTTCCTGGACGAGGTCCAGCTCGGCGCGCCTCTGCTCGCGCTCGGCGCGGAGATCGCCCAGTCCACTGTGGACATCCTGGGCAATCTGCCCAAGGACGCGGTGTTCTTCGAGCAGAGCCCGATTCCGGCCGATGCCATCGACGACTACAAGGACCTCGTCAGGCGCATGGGCAAAAGCAGGCTCTACGAGCTCGCTTTGGCGGACCGCGCCAGGCTCGTGGAGCTGGCGCTGAACTTCACGCCCGGCCGTCACAAGATGGTCGGCATGCCGCTCATGGTCGAGAACATGATCCTCGAGGCCCGGGCGCGCTTCCGCGCCCGCATCGAGGACGAGCGGCCCGGGGCCTTCTCCTTCTACCGCCAGGACGAGTACCTGCACGCGCAGACCATCCTGGACAACATCCTCTTCGGCAAGGCCAAGAGCCTTTCGCCGCAGAACCAGGAGAAGATCAACCAGAGCATCATCCAGCTCCTCATCGAGGAAGACCTGCTCGAGACCATCGTGGCGCTCGGCATGGAGTTCCAGGTGGGCAGCAAGGGTGACAAGCTCTCCGGCGGCCAGCGCCAGAAGCTCGCCATCGCCCGCTGCTTCCTCAAGCAGCCGCGCATACTTATAATGGACGAAGCGACGTCGGCCCTGGACAACAAGTCCCAGGCGCGTATTCAGAATATTCTGGAAACGCGCTACAAGGGCAAGAGCACGCTCGTCGCCGTCGT
- a CDS encoding LytS/YhcK type 5TM receptor domain-containing protein produces MGEPSYIPYLFVSLSQRFGLLLACAFAVLTLAPMGRLGLKRAPRGSQTLLQILLFGIFGILGTYTGNNVFQSYANLRAMAVITAGLFGGPAVGFGSALIAAGHRYLIDVGGFSALPCALATLAEGTAAGLIAAKLPGRSLDWRLALILGVVGESLHMGLVLGLSRPYEEALILVRVIGLPMIVVNSLGAALLVEAFSLRSHLRGKQDSTQVQQILTIASRTVGHLRKGLSAASAAATAGIIHELVDVAAVALTDKSEILAHVGEGADHHKAGAPIRTEATQRVLSTGIPLRIEGAEEIGCTGFACPLTSGAVVPLRKSGEVVGCLKLYGTRKQPLDMTHFELARGLAELFSIQLELEDIQTTNQLLALAEIRRLQAQINPHFLFNSLNTIASLCRTAPQSARELLLDLAHYMRQNLDSSRGFIPLSDELSRVRSYLSIEQARFGERIRCQMDVDGEVMDWPIPPLIIQPLVENGVKHGILPREEGGTVRVAARREDGHLCVCIEDDGVGMPEERQNDLVAAGGLESTSKGIGLTNCNQRLVQIFGAEYALDIASSPGHGTRISFRLPRPRALAEQAAAPVQ; encoded by the coding sequence ATGGGCGAGCCGAGCTACATTCCCTATCTTTTCGTCAGCCTTTCGCAGCGCTTCGGACTGCTCCTGGCCTGCGCCTTCGCGGTCCTGACCCTGGCCCCCATGGGCAGGCTCGGCCTCAAGCGCGCGCCGCGCGGCTCGCAGACCCTCCTGCAGATCCTGCTCTTCGGCATCTTCGGCATCCTCGGCACCTACACCGGCAACAACGTCTTCCAGTCCTACGCCAACCTGCGCGCCATGGCCGTGATCACCGCCGGGCTCTTCGGCGGCCCGGCCGTCGGCTTCGGCTCCGCGCTCATCGCCGCGGGGCACCGCTACCTCATCGACGTGGGCGGCTTCAGCGCCCTGCCCTGCGCCCTGGCCACCCTGGCCGAAGGCACGGCCGCGGGGCTCATCGCCGCCAAGCTCCCCGGCCGCAGCCTGGACTGGCGGCTGGCGCTGATCCTCGGCGTTGTCGGAGAGAGCCTGCACATGGGCCTGGTCCTCGGCCTGTCGCGCCCCTACGAGGAGGCGCTGATCCTCGTGCGGGTCATCGGCCTGCCCATGATCGTGGTCAACTCGCTCGGCGCGGCCCTGCTGGTGGAGGCCTTCAGCCTGCGCAGCCACCTGCGCGGCAAGCAGGACTCCACGCAGGTGCAGCAGATCCTGACCATCGCCAGCCGCACCGTGGGCCACCTGCGCAAGGGACTGTCCGCGGCATCGGCCGCGGCCACGGCCGGGATCATTCACGAGCTCGTGGACGTGGCCGCCGTGGCGCTCACGGACAAGAGCGAGATATTGGCCCACGTGGGCGAGGGCGCGGACCACCACAAGGCGGGCGCGCCCATCCGCACCGAGGCCACGCAGAGGGTCCTCTCGACCGGCATCCCCCTGCGCATCGAGGGGGCCGAGGAGATAGGCTGCACCGGGTTCGCCTGCCCGCTGACCTCCGGCGCGGTGGTGCCGCTGCGCAAATCGGGCGAGGTGGTCGGCTGCCTCAAGCTCTACGGCACCCGCAAGCAGCCGCTGGACATGACCCACTTCGAGCTGGCGCGCGGCCTGGCCGAGCTCTTCTCCATCCAGCTCGAGCTCGAGGACATCCAGACCACCAACCAGCTCCTGGCCCTGGCCGAGATCAGGAGGCTGCAGGCCCAGATCAACCCGCACTTCCTTTTCAACTCCCTGAACACCATCGCCTCGCTGTGCCGCACCGCGCCCCAGAGCGCGCGCGAGCTGCTCCTGGACCTGGCCCACTACATGCGCCAGAACCTGGACAGCAGCCGGGGCTTCATCCCCCTCTCGGACGAGCTCTCGCGCGTGCGCTCCTACCTCTCCATCGAGCAGGCGCGCTTCGGCGAGCGCATCCGCTGCCAGATGGACGTGGACGGCGAGGTCATGGACTGGCCCATCCCGCCGCTGATCATCCAGCCGCTGGTGGAGAACGGGGTCAAGCACGGCATCCTGCCCCGCGAGGAAGGCGGCACGGTGCGCGTGGCGGCGCGGCGCGAGGACGGGCATCTGTGCGTGTGCATCGAGGACGACGGCGTGGGCATGCCCGAGGAGCGGCAGAACGACCTGGTCGCCGCGGGTGGCCTGGAGTCCACCTCCAAGGGCATCGGCCTGACCAACTGCAACCAGCGGCTGGTGCAGATCTTCGGCGCCGAATACGCCCTGGACATCGCCAGCAGCCCCGGACACGGCACGCGCATCAGCTTCCGCCTGCCCAGGCCCCGCGCCCTGGCCGAGCAGGCTGCGGCGCCGGTGCAGTAG
- a CDS encoding LytTR family DNA-binding domain-containing protein: MMRALVVDDEAPARDELAWLLAAHPEVSVLQAGSASAALTAIADERPDVVFQDIQMPGKDGFHVLRESLSLPSPPLFVFVTAYNDYAIRAFEENAVDYLLKPVSADRLAKSLTRVRSRLGERSGRPEERQVLERLLEGMGLGEAAKGEAARSEGRSEKLDRLPVEQAGRIRLLPFSEIVLCRVEGKRILVLADSGTFHLHGMPSIEKLEERLQGRPFFRIGRGELVNLRRIAEFTTWVNGKYVLIMDDRERTHVTVCRSRVKDFRHSLGI; the protein is encoded by the coding sequence ATGATGCGCGCGCTTGTAGTCGACGACGAGGCCCCTGCGCGGGACGAGCTGGCCTGGCTCCTGGCGGCCCACCCCGAAGTCTCCGTGCTGCAGGCGGGAAGCGCCTCGGCGGCGCTCACGGCCATAGCCGACGAGCGGCCGGACGTGGTCTTCCAGGACATCCAGATGCCCGGCAAGGACGGCTTCCACGTGCTGCGGGAATCCCTCTCCCTGCCCTCCCCGCCCCTCTTCGTCTTCGTCACGGCCTACAACGACTACGCCATCCGGGCCTTCGAGGAGAACGCCGTGGACTACCTGCTGAAGCCCGTGTCGGCCGACAGGCTGGCCAAGAGCCTCACGCGGGTGCGCAGCCGCCTGGGCGAGCGCTCCGGCAGGCCCGAGGAGCGCCAGGTGCTGGAGCGCCTGCTGGAGGGCATGGGGCTCGGCGAGGCGGCCAAGGGGGAGGCGGCCAGGAGCGAGGGCCGCAGCGAGAAGCTCGACCGCCTGCCCGTGGAGCAGGCCGGACGCATCCGCCTGCTGCCCTTCTCCGAGATCGTGCTCTGCCGCGTGGAGGGCAAGCGCATTCTGGTGCTGGCGGACAGCGGCACCTTCCACCTGCACGGCATGCCGTCCATCGAGAAGCTCGAGGAACGGCTGCAGGGCCGTCCGTTCTTCCGCATCGGCCGGGGCGAGCTGGTGAACCTCAGGCGCATCGCCGAGTTCACCACCTGGGTCAACGGCAAGTACGTGCTGATCATGGACGACCGCGAGCGCACCCACGTCACGGTCTGCCGCAGCCGGGTCAAGGACTTCCGGCACAGCCTGGGTATCTGA